The sequence below is a genomic window from Candidatus Methanoplasma termitum.
CTATCTCCGATGCCTCGTTGAGCATCCTTTTCCTTTCGGCTTGGTCCGACGAGGCTGCGGATGCGACCACCATTTGTATCGAGCGTCTGAACGCCGCCGCCTCTGCCGGGACGGAGGCCAACATCTCGGATAACCCGTGAGATATGTCCCTTATCTGTCTGGTATCCGCCCTGACAACGATCGCACCGAACATCGCCGCAGACCTTTCGGGCCCGTTCTTTGCCACATCCCTTACCGCCGAATCTATGGAACCTCCTCCCTCGATCACGGCATACATCATACCTATCACCGTAGGCGTTTCGTTCAGCAGAACATTCGGGTTCTTCATCTTCTTTACGGCCATATCAAACACTTATCCCGGTCAGGTCGCGGAACTTCACCTTGAATGAATTCAGAACATCCTCCGCTGTCTTTCCGTTGGATCTCGATGTATGCTCATTGGCGATACCGATCCATTCGGGGCCGAGGTATTCCTCGCTCTGGATCTTTCCCATTTCCGCCAAGAACGATCGTATCACGGCCCTTGCTCTGATCTCTTTCATTATATCCGCTTTGCTCATTTGCGACGATGCCAATATGCGCCTCATTACAGGCGACAGGAAAAGCGTCGAATTATCGGTCGCATCGACGAACTCTCCCGCCGTATCTGATGTTGCGACAAGTTCGTTCACTCTTCTCAGCTGGTTCCCCGTTCTCCGGTCCCTTATCGTTCCCAGCGTTACGAGTATGTCCGTTGCCATGAAAGCTTCCGGCGAGATGTTCATATCGTGAACCACTCTTTCGTAAACCGATCTGGCGGAGTCTCCGTGTATCGTCCCCATGATCGAACTTCCGGCACGGCCTGTCCTCATGCTCTGATACAGCGTCTTCGCTTCCTCGCCCCTTACCTCTCCGAGAACGATCGCGGACTCTCCCATCCTCAAAGACACTCTGAGCGCCTCATTCGACCTGGAGAGACTGTCGCCCCCCATTCTGTCGTCGATGAGCATCGACTGCACCTTGTATCCCATCTTCCTCATCAGCGCCGTGGGGAGTTCCATTGTGTCCTCGATGGTCAATATCCTCTGTGAAAGAGGGAATTCGAACATAAGCGAAGATAAAAGCGAACTCTTTCCCGCACCCCTCGCACCGCATATCAGGAATGTTGCCCGGTTATCGACCAAAAATGACAATATGCCTGCTATCCTCGGGTCCATCGTACCGTTCGCGATCAATCTTGTCAGCGTCCACGGTCTAACGGAGTGCTTCCTTATCGCAACGGCATCCCCGTTCGGACTCAAAGGATACCCGACGACCGTCGCCCTTGCGTCATGACTTTTTATATCCGTTTCCAAAATAGGATTGGACTCGCAGAACTGCAGCCCGCTGTCCCTTTTCAGTATGTTGAGGAGGTTCATCACCTCCTTCTTGTCCACAACAAGGTTCGTCCTGCATTTGATGTGCGAATTGTTCCCTTCTATGCCGTTCATCGTTACGTGGATCCTGTTCCTGTCGCACGGCGCGTCGATGTAAATGTCCTCCAGTTTCGGATCCGCAAGCAGTACTTCGAAGACTCCCATCCCTACCGTATACCTGTAAATTATCCCGCACATATCCTCTATGACCTTCTCCACGGTCTCCGTATCCCTTCCGAAGACCGCTTCGATCGTGTCAGAATGATCGATAAGCATGCCTCTGGCGGTGCCTATCACACTTTGTTTATCCATCCTCCCCCCGAATGTCCTGTACTTCTCCCTGATGCCGTTTATGACCGCTTCGATCACAGCGTTCACCGAATCCGGGAAGGAGTATTCGGAAGGCGTGAGATTGTATTCGATCTCGCCGTCCGCCGCCGTCCCGATAGCGACCTTTCCGCCCGGCGAACTGTATTCGAGCATGTTCTCGAGATCGCCTTTCTTTCCGACCAGCCAGCAGTCCGAGTATATCGGTTTGAACCTGACATTTCCTTCGGAAAGGGCGATGAGTCCTTCAAGCAAGGATTTCCTGTCGGTCAGCTGGGGAATGCTCCTTTCTTGTTTCGGAACGTCTACCTGCCTCGGCCGGATCGGTATCTCGCATTGATATGATGCGTTGTCGTCATTCACCGGGCCCGGTTCTTGGAATGGTGCTCTGGTCTGCATGCTGTTCTCGACGTCGCTGTAATCCGTTATTATGAGTCTGTCGTTGTAGCTCACTTCTTCGATATTCCTTCTGTTGATCCTCCCCCTGACCCCGGACAATATCCTGGGC
It includes:
- a CDS encoding type II/IV secretion system ATPase subunit — its product is MPRILSGVRGRINRRNIEEVSYNDRLIITDYSDVENSMQTRAPFQEPGPVNDDNASYQCEIPIRPRQVDVPKQERSIPQLTDRKSLLEGLIALSEGNVRFKPIYSDCWLVGKKGDLENMLEYSSPGGKVAIGTAADGEIEYNLTPSEYSFPDSVNAVIEAVINGIREKYRTFGGRMDKQSVIGTARGMLIDHSDTIEAVFGRDTETVEKVIEDMCGIIYRYTVGMGVFEVLLADPKLEDIYIDAPCDRNRIHVTMNGIEGNNSHIKCRTNLVVDKKEVMNLLNILKRDSGLQFCESNPILETDIKSHDARATVVGYPLSPNGDAVAIRKHSVRPWTLTRLIANGTMDPRIAGILSFLVDNRATFLICGARGAGKSSLLSSLMFEFPLSQRILTIEDTMELPTALMRKMGYKVQSMLIDDRMGGDSLSRSNEALRVSLRMGESAIVLGEVRGEEAKTLYQSMRTGRAGSSIMGTIHGDSARSVYERVVHDMNISPEAFMATDILVTLGTIRDRRTGNQLRRVNELVATSDTAGEFVDATDNSTLFLSPVMRRILASSQMSKADIMKEIRARAVIRSFLAEMGKIQSEEYLGPEWIGIANEHTSRSNGKTAEDVLNSFKVKFRDLTGISV